The sequence CGCGTGAGCGCGACATACAGATCGCTCGCCCCCAGCTCCTCCGGCGCCACCACGACCACGGCGTCGAACTCCAGCCCCTTGGCCTGCCGCGGGTCGATCAGCACCACCGGGCTGGTCAGATCCGGGGCGGCGCCGGTGGAGGCGGACGGAAGGACGACGGAGAGCGCGGCATGCCAGGCGCCGGGGGCGATGACCGCCAACCGGCCCTCCTCGTGGGCCTCGTGGGCGACGGCCTCGGCGACGGCGGCCGGCAGGTCGTCGGTGCGCCGGGCCCAGGGCCGTATGCCCGTCGAGCGGATCGACCGCGGTGGCTCGAAGGAGGGGTCCGCGGCGCGCGGGACCTCGGCCGCGATCTCCATGATCTCGGTCGGCGTGCGGTAGTTGACGCCGAGCCGGACGTGTTCCCAGCGGTCGCCGACGTACGGTTCCAGGGCCGCCTGCCAGGCGCCGCAGCCGCCCGGCTCCGCGGTCTGCGCCGGATCGCCGACCAGCGTCATCGAACGGGTCGGGCAGCGCCGCATCAGCAGCCGCCAGGCCATCGCGGACAGCTCCTGCGCCTCGTCCACGATGATGTGGCCGAACGCCCAGGTGCGGTCGGCCGCGGCGCGTTCGGCGGCGCTGCGGTGGTCGGCCTCCTCCTGGCGTTCGGCGAGCCGTTCCGCGTCGATCAGATCGTGCGCGGCCAGCACTTCCGAGTCCTCGTCGGCCTTGTCCTCGAACTCCTGGGTGCGCGAGCCGTAGGAGAGGTCGAGCACGCCCTGTGCGTAGGCGATCTGCTCCTGGCGCTCGGCCTCGGCGGCGGCGCGGGCCGCCGCATCGTCGTCGCCGAGGAGTTCGGCCGCCTCGTCCAGCAGCGCCACGTCGGCGGGCGTCCACTCCCCGCCGTCGCGGCGGATGGCCGCCGCCTCGTCCGGCGGCAGGTGGACGGGCTCGGCGAGGAAGTCGGCGACCAGCTGCTGCGGGGTGAGCGTCGGCCACAACTCCTCGATGACGGCGTGCAGTTCGGCGCTGGCCGCGACGGCCTTGCCGAGCTGGGCGATGTCGTCGGGGCCGAGCAGGTTCTCGCCGCCGTAGGGGTCCGCGCCGATGCGTTCGGCCAGCTGCTCGGTGAGGGCGTCGATGATGCGGAAGGCGAAGTGGGGGCGGGCGAGGTTGTGCGGCAGGCCGGTGGCGCGGGCCCGGCGCCGGGGCTCGTCCACCAGGTCCGCGTCCAGGACCAGATCGCCGTCGTCGTGCGGGATCACGATCGGCTCGTCCGGCAGGGTCTGCCGGTCCGCCACGAAGCGCGCCAGCGCGTCCGCCATCGCCGCGGCGCCCTTGACCCGGGCGGCCCCGGGCGTGTCGGTTCCGGTCGCGGTGACGCCCGGGAAGAGCTCGCCGGGCGTGGCGAGCAGCACGCCGGTCTCGCCGAGCGAGGGCAGCACCTCGCCGATGTAGCCGAGGAACGCCGGGTTGGGCCCGACGATCAGCACGGCGCGGCGGGCCAGCTGCTCGCGGTGGGCGTAGAGCAGATACGCGGCGCGGTGCAGGGCGACGACGGTCTTGCCGGTGCCGGGGCCGCCCTCCACGACGAGGACGCCGCGGTGCGGGGCGCGGATGATCCGGTCCTGGTCGGCCTGGATGGTCTGCACGATGTCGTGCATCCGGCCGGTGCGCGCGGCATCCAGCGCGGCCAGCAGAACGGCGTCCGCGTCGCTGCCCTCGTGGCCGGTGCGCGCGGTGTCGGTGAGGTCGAGGATCTCGTCGTGCAGCGCGGTGACGCGGCGGCCCTCGGTGGTGAGATGGCGCCGGCGGCGCAGGCCCATCGGCGTGTGGCCGGTGGCGAGATAGAACGGCCGGGCGACCTCCGCGCGCCAGTCGATGACGAGCGGGGTGCGGTCCGCATCGTCGCGCCGGATTCCGATCCGGCCGATGTGGTGATCGGCGCCGTCACGGAATACCAGACGGCCGAAGCACAGGCCGTTCTCACCGGCATTGAACGCGGCCAGAAGGCCGGACAGTTCGGCCACCAGGACATTGCGTTCCAGCCGCGCCTGATGGGTGGAACCCGCCGCCGGCAGGGCCTCACGGACCGCGGTTTCGGCCGCGTCCCGCAGTGCGGCGAGGTGATCGTGGACCAGGTCGAGGAATTCCTGCTCCGTGCGCAATTCCTCGGTCGGCGCGTTTGACAATTCGACTCCGCTCGGATACATTGACGTCATAAGGGTGATGAGTTGTCGTTCGATTCTGATTAAAGGCAAGCGCCCAATATACGCAGTGAAATACCCCGGCCGTCAATTCGGTACGGGGATTTTTTATGTCCCGCACGGGCGGCGGCGCCCCGCCGCTCCGAGGGCATACGGCGCGTCACGTAGGCTCCGACCTGCTGGAACAGGGATGCGAGGAGGCCGTTTTACGTGACGGAGCGTCAGGTGTCAGACGGGGGAGAGCCGGACGGAGGCGAGGCGACCAGCGCGCCGGAGGTGCAGGCGCAGGAGCGGCGGCTGCGCCGGGAGCTGGGGTTCTGGGGGCTCACCGGGATCGGGTTCTCCAACATCGTGGGGTCCGGATGGCTGTTCGCCGCCATGTACGCGGCGCAGACCGCGGGCCCGGCATCGCTGCTGTCCTGGATCGGGGCGGGACTGCTGTGCACCCTGGTCGCCCTCGTCATGATCGAGCTGGGCGCCTCGCGGCCCGAGGGCGGCGGCACCGTCCGCTGGCCGCTGCAGGCCAGC is a genomic window of Streptomyces gilvosporeus containing:
- a CDS encoding HelD family protein yields the protein MRTEQEFLDLVHDHLAALRDAAETAVREALPAAGSTHQARLERNVLVAELSGLLAAFNAGENGLCFGRLVFRDGADHHIGRIGIRRDDADRTPLVIDWRAEVARPFYLATGHTPMGLRRRRHLTTEGRRVTALHDEILDLTDTARTGHEGSDADAVLLAALDAARTGRMHDIVQTIQADQDRIIRAPHRGVLVVEGGPGTGKTVVALHRAAYLLYAHREQLARRAVLIVGPNPAFLGYIGEVLPSLGETGVLLATPGELFPGVTATGTDTPGAARVKGAAAMADALARFVADRQTLPDEPIVIPHDDGDLVLDADLVDEPRRRARATGLPHNLARPHFAFRIIDALTEQLAERIGADPYGGENLLGPDDIAQLGKAVAASAELHAVIEELWPTLTPQQLVADFLAEPVHLPPDEAAAIRRDGGEWTPADVALLDEAAELLGDDDAAARAAAEAERQEQIAYAQGVLDLSYGSRTQEFEDKADEDSEVLAAHDLIDAERLAERQEEADHRSAAERAAADRTWAFGHIIVDEAQELSAMAWRLLMRRCPTRSMTLVGDPAQTAEPGGCGAWQAALEPYVGDRWEHVRLGVNYRTPTEIMEIAAEVPRAADPSFEPPRSIRSTGIRPWARRTDDLPAAVAEAVAHEAHEEGRLAVIAPGAWHAALSVVLPSASTGAAPDLTSPVVLIDPRQAKGLEFDAVVVVAPEELGASDLYVALTRATQRLGVVHRQALPAGLAGLTDEG